One Candidatus Aegiribacteria sp. DNA segment encodes these proteins:
- a CDS encoding DUF4423 domain-containing protein, which produces MPKRINLYGYGDTGEFDKHNPFYLYRQKWAPEILFEIASANRYELTKYDIALKLSTSPIELDDLLSNMENIGMVSKNQDKYSVSFMVVLENDLPIIDNLSNSIALRLGQKIMIHKQEIQNLASSIKCLDKFGYNRILYHVIGCDIFDGTAFSEFSKRGILSTSKPQYDHRDYILIGFEQNEVVSRIGDELLCSRNCKGASGVDFTSFGDCNGDRQDMFRFIRQVTSHLSDLTPNLNLNSSYIHSLDKHNEHFTQVCAEIVRKALCAEKSDSSFSGEEKDAIQFLEELGYIELDESGSVRVTVPLFDVDDEIVIGNISDYMIELIGTEIESEFSNLRSKMQGLSAVLHGVDEKEIGNGLWHQVLGNINEHLVREGLFSTPELKIGEGRYFQAIYIGNS; this is translated from the coding sequence ATGCCTAAAAGGATAAATTTGTACGGCTACGGTGATACTGGAGAATTTGATAAGCACAATCCCTTCTACTTATATAGGCAGAAATGGGCCCCTGAGATACTGTTTGAGATCGCAAGCGCAAATAGATATGAATTAACAAAATATGATATTGCATTAAAATTAAGCACTAGTCCCATTGAACTGGATGATTTGCTATCCAATATGGAAAATATTGGCATGGTATCAAAAAATCAAGACAAGTACTCAGTATCATTCATGGTTGTATTAGAGAATGACCTTCCCATAATAGACAATCTAAGTAACTCGATTGCATTAAGATTAGGTCAGAAGATCATGATACATAAGCAGGAAATCCAGAATCTTGCTTCCAGTATTAAATGCCTGGATAAATTTGGATATAATAGAATCCTGTATCATGTAATAGGTTGTGACATTTTCGATGGAACTGCTTTCTCTGAATTCAGCAAGAGGGGTATTTTAAGCACCTCAAAACCTCAGTACGATCACAGAGACTACATTCTTATTGGTTTTGAGCAGAACGAAGTTGTATCACGCATCGGTGACGAGTTGCTTTGCAGCCGCAACTGTAAAGGAGCATCCGGTGTGGATTTCACAAGTTTCGGGGACTGTAATGGTGATAGGCAAGACATGTTCAGATTCATAAGACAAGTAACCTCGCACCTTAGTGATCTTACTCCAAATCTTAATCTGAATTCTTCTTACATCCATAGTCTTGATAAGCACAATGAACATTTCACTCAGGTGTGCGCAGAGATAGTTAGAAAAGCATTATGTGCTGAGAAGTCAGATTCATCATTCTCGGGTGAAGAGAAGGATGCTATCCAATTCCTTGAAGAATTGGGATATATTGAACTTGATGAATCAGGTTCGGTAAGAGTAACTGTTCCATTGTTTGATGTTGATGATGAAATTGTAATAGGGAATATCTCAGATTACATGATAGAATTGATCGGGACTGAAATAGAAAGCGAATTCAGCAATCTGAGAAGCAAAATGCAGGGATTATCTGCTGTGTTGCATGGAGTAGATGAAAAAGAAATCGGGAATGGTTTATGGCATCAAGTATTAGGAAATATAAATGAGCATTTGGTTCGAGAAGGATTATTTTCAACCCCAGAATTAAAAATAGGTGAAGGGCGATATTTTCAGGCAATATATATTGGAAATAGTTGA